One segment of Carassius auratus strain Wakin unplaced genomic scaffold, ASM336829v1 scaf_tig00216461, whole genome shotgun sequence DNA contains the following:
- the fndc3a gene encoding fibronectin type-III domain-containing protein 3a isoform X1 produces MGTESETEVQRMAVLGETRSWSPKPWEFRHYNCDFHHKSEVILVQVNPGEAFTIQRDDGQIQCITGPAQVPMMSPNGSVPQIYVPPGYVQQIIEENGVRRVLVLPQTEFHPGGHSPLHHPPPPPPHAHLQAFIPHPHIMHPHPHLYSGMAGGTGDMNPQYISQYHPAHTAIYTEQDTHPPHGRAAFAHRDERASKTYERLQKKLKERQGVGVGGGGGGGLALSKDSPPPSPQKSRGTPPSGGDLQNGLGGKATEEQAHPSTTFTALGKSPGRGKETESGELDEDAKALQERLNSICKPVVTDIQARGASLSWVVPSQTEGDDEADEGVEGPVEPSFTYEVSVSYSGKDGKYKSAYSGVELSATLQDLRPATDYHVRVQAMCNCLQGIPSEPVSFTTLSCEPDRPVPPRKTGVTKSSLVLQWKAPCDNGSKIQNYILQWDEGKGTTVFEQCYYGPLKTYRLTKLSTASRYSFRLAAKNDMGVSEFSEVVHIMTSCSVPAPPLSPELIQSGVTWLCVRWHRPAGSPKEDEISYVLEMEEEGSGYGFQASYDGDELSHTVRNLHRSTTYRFRVIAYNAEGKSNPSSVSEFTTAPDRPSCPCRLSVKGKPHPTSFRLTWDPPKDNGGSDVTKYVVELSEGISVCISSPSWNQVYCGSAMECVCDDLSPGCSYQARVHCISAGGESQLTEPLQVQTPPVPPGPCQPPRVIGKPKAREVQLRWAPPLVDGGSAVSLYSVEMFAQVDEGWEVYQGSELDCTVGSLLPGRTYGFRLRAANKAGYGPFSERTEVTTGPGAPEACRPPHINCKSPTCAVISWEVPPCNGAAVSEYRLEWGAAEGSMQMCYTGAALSHEMRGLLPATNYFCRVQAVNVAGVGPFSEAVLCQTPCSVPAPVSSVHTLRESEMIVEGSRTIERGEDEEEEEARPLLYSPSTCLGLHWEAPCDHGSEITSYLIDLGERQPILTGPVTKYIIQNLQPDTTYRIRIQALNSLGVGPFSHTFKLKTKPLPPLPPRLECTASSHQTLRLKWGDGPAKAQPTDSLQYHLQMEDKNGRFISLYKGPCHTHKVQRLNESTSYTFRIQAFNEAGEGPFSTVYTFTTPRSPPAPLKAPRVERVDESCEVSWETLPPMKGDPVIYCLQSMQGNSEFKQIYKGSATSHQLPNLSSSTEYRFRVCAIRQCQDAPEIIGPYSSTVILLPPRVDTSGVSGTTGSKAAEAQKQKRSLTDEQFSFLIIALLAVTSILIAVAIQYFVIE; encoded by the exons GTCCTGCTCAGGTTCCCATGATGTCCCCAAATGGTTCAGTGCCTCAAATCTATGTGCCTCCTGGATATGTTCAACAG ATCATTGAGGAGAACGGAGTGAGGCGGGTGTTAGTTTTACCTCAGACGGAGTTTCATCCGGGAGGCCATTCCCCGCTTCACCACCCGCCCCCTCCACCGCCCCACGCCCACCTGCAGGCCTTCATCCCCCACCCGCACATCATGCACCCTCACCCTCACCTGTACTCAGGCATGGCTGGAGGAACCGGAGATATGAACCCTCAGTACATCTCTCAGTACCATCCAGCACACACGGCCATCTACACGGAGCAGG ATACTCACCCACCACATGGACGTGCGGCATTTGCTCACAGAGATGAAAGGGCTAGCAAAACCTATGAGCGGCTGCAGAAGAAACTGAAGGAGAGgcagggggtgggggtggggggaggGGGAGGTGGAGGCCTGGCCCTCTCCAAAGACAGTCCCCCTCCATCCCCACAGAAGAGCCGTGGGACACCGCCGTCAGGAGGAGATCTCCAGAACGGGCTGGGGGGTAAGGCCACAGAGGAGCAAGCACACCCCAGCACTACATTCACCGCTCTGGGTAAAAGTCCAGGGAGAGGGAAGGAGACAGAATCTGGAG aaCTGGATGAAGATGCAAAGGCTCTCCAGGAACGATTAAACTCCATCTGCAAGCCAGTG GTGACAGACATCCAGGCCAGAGGGGCCAGTTTGAGTTGGGTGGTCCCATCACAGACCGAAGGTGATGATGAGGCCGACGAGGGAGTAGAAGGCCCTGTGGAGCCCAGCTTCACGTACGAGGTCTCTGTCTCTTACAGTGGCAAGGATGGGAAGTACAAGAGCGCCTACAG TGGTGTGGAACTAAGTGCAACCTTACAAGACTTAAGACCAGCAACAGACTACCATGTCAG GGTCCAGGCCATGTGTAACTGTTTACAAGGCATCCCTTCAGAGCCTGTGAGCTTCACCACTCTGAGCTGTGAGCCGGACAGGCCCGTCCCGCCACGCAAAACCGGCGTCACCAAGAGCAGCCTTGTCCTGCAATGGAAG gctcCATGTGACAACGGTTCCAAAATCCAAAACTATATTCTTCAGTGGGATGAG GGGAAGGGGACGACTGTGTTTGAACAGTGCTACTATGGCCCTCTGAAGACGTACAGACTCACCAAACTCTCCACAGCTTCCAGATATTCTTTTCGGCTGGCAGCCAAAAATGACATGGGAGTGAG TGAGTTCAGTGAAGTGGTCCACATCATGACATCATGCAGTGTGCCTGCTCCTCCCTTGAGCCCTGAGCTGATTCAGTCCGGGGTCACATGGCTCTGTGTGCGATGGCACAGGCCGGCCGGCTCGCCCAAAGAGGACGAAATCAGCTACGTGCTGGAGATGGAAGAGGAGGGCTCA GGTTATGGGTTCCAAGCCAGTTATGATGGTGATGAACTGTCACACACTGTCAGAAACCTCCACAGGAGCACCACATACAGGTTCAGG GTTATCGCCTATAATGCAGAAGGTAAAAGCAACCCGAGCAGTGTGTCCGAGTTTACCACGGCCCCTGACAGACCGTCCTGCCCCTGCAGACTCTCAGTCAAGGGAAAACCTCACCCAACCAGTTTCCGTCTAACCTGGG ATCCTCCCAAAGACAATGGTGGTTCAGATGTGACGAAGTATGTGGTGGAGCTTTCTGAAGGGATAAGTG TGTGTATTTCAAGTCCTTCTTGGAATCAGGTGTACTGCGGTTCAGCTATGGAGTGTGTTTGTGATGATTTGAGCCCAGGATGTTCATACCAGGCTAGAGTCCACTGCATCAGTGCAGGAGGCGAGAGTCAG TTGACGGAGCCCTTGCAGGTCCAAACACCACCTGTTCCTCCTGGTCCATGTCAGCCGCCCAGGGTCATAGGCAAACCCAAAGCGAGAGAGGTGCAGCTACGCTGGG CGCCCCCTCTGGTGGATGGAGGTAGTGCAGTGTCTTTGTACAGCGTAGAAATGTTCGCTCAGGTGGACGAGGGCTGGGAAGTGTACCAGGGCTCTGAACTGGACTGCACAGTGGGAAGTTTACTGCCCGGCAGGACTTACGGCTTCCGGCTCAGAGCTGCCAATAAAGCTGGG TACGGCCCTTTTTCGGAGCGGACTGAGGTCACAACTGGTCCAGGGGCCCCTGAGGCATGTCGCCCCCCTCATATCAACTGTAAATCACCGACATGTGCTGTGATCAGCTGGGAG GTCCCTCCCTGTAACGGAGCAGCAGTTTCAGAGTATCGTCTGGAGTGGGGGGCGGCAGAGGGCAGTATGCAGATGTGTTACACCGGTGCTGCACTGTCCCATGAGATGAGGGGTCTGCTGCCAGCCACCAACTACTTCTGCAGAGTACAG GCAGTGAATGTGGCTGGTGTGGGACCCTTTAGCGAGGCTGTGCTCTGCCAGACACCCTGCTCTGTGCCAGCACCAGTCAGCAGCGTCCACACTCTCCGTGAATCAGAGATGATAGTGGAGGGCAGCAGGACCATAGAGAggggtgaggatgaggaggaggaagaggccaGACCTCTCCTTTACTCTCCATCCACCTGCCTGGGGCTGCACTGGGAGGCGCCGTGTGATCACGGATCAGAGATCACGTCATACCTGATCGATCTGGGAGAAAGACAACCCATTCTTACTGGGCCCGTAACCAAATACATCATCCAGAACCTGCAGCCCGACACCACCTACAG GATAAGGATCCAGGCTCTGAATAGTCTGGGAGTAGGACCCTTTAGTCACACCTTTAAACTGAAGACCAAGCCACTGCCACCCCTCCCTCCACGTCTGGAGTGCACCGCCTCCAGTCACCAGACCCTCAGGCTCAAGTGGGGTGATGGCCCGGCCAAGGCCCAACCCACCGATTCCCTACAGTACCATCTCCAGATGGAGGATAAAAATGGGAG GTTTATTTCCTTGTATAAAGGACCCTGTCACACTCACAAAGTGCAGAGGCTAAATGAGTCTACCTCATACACGTTCCGCATCCAGGCCTTTAACGAGGCGGGCGAGGGGCCCTTCTCCACTGTTTACACCTTCACTACCCCCCGCTCCCCACCTGCACCCCTAAAAG CTCCTCGTGTGGAGCGTGTGGACGAGTCGTGTGAGGTGAGCTGGGAGACACTGCCACCTATGAAGGGAGATCCAGTCATCTACTGTCTGCAAAGCATGCAGGGAAATTCTGAGTTCAAACAG ATCTACAAGGGCTCAGCCACTTCCCATCAGCTCCCTAACCTGAGCTCATCCACAGAGTACCGATTTCGCGTCTGTGCCATCCGGCAGTGCCAGGATGCCCCCgaaatcattgggccctacagCTCCACTGTCATCTTGCTCCCACCTCGTGTCGACACCTCTGGGGTCTCTGGCACCACAGGGTCCAAAGCAGCCGAGGCCCAGAAGCAAAAACGCAGCCTGACAGATGAACAGTTTTCTTTTCTCATCATCGCCCTTTTGGCCGTGACCTCCATCCTCATCGCAGTCGCCATTCAGTACTTCGTGATCGAATGA